In the genome of Bosea sp. ANAM02, the window GATCAGCATCCGGCCCATCCGCCCGGCGGCACCGACGACGACGAGACGCATATCACTCATGGAAGGCAGGCTCCGGTCTTGCATCCGCGACGGCAGATGCCTTCGCAAGTAGCGCAATAGTCGAGCCTCCGCCAGCAGCCCACCCGAAAGCCGGACACAGCAAAACGGCCGGGTCGCCCCGGCCGTTTCGTATTCCTCACAACGCCGGCGTTCAGGCCGCCTGCTGGATGCCCGAGAGCTTCCAGGCGCCACCATGCTCGCGCAGGAAGGTCCAGTACTCGCTGACCTCCTGCGTCTGCGTTGCGCTGCCGTCGACGATCTTGCCCGACTTGCGGTCATAGAGCGCGTTGATCAGGCTGAAGCGCATCGCGACGGTCGCGTAGTCCTGATCGCCTTCGCGCCAGGCCTGCGACAGGTCACCCTGCAGCAGCTTGACGTCGGAGACGCGGTCGGCGACGCCGCGGCGGGCGTTGTCGCTCAAGTCCTCGTCGAAATAGCCGAACATCTCCGGCGTCACGCGCTGGCGCAGCCCGGCTTCGTCCTCGTTCGAATAGGCGGTGTTGATCTCGCCGAGCAGGCGCTCGAACGCGTTGAAATCATCACCGGCGAGCTCGATCGGCTGCGGCTGCGCGGCGGCTGCTGCCGCGCCGCCACCGAAACCGCCCATGCGGGCCGCCGCAGGCTGCGGCTGCGGCGCGTCATAGCCCTGGCGGGTATAGGGCGCGCCCGCGCCGGCGAGCTGCGGCTCGGAGCGGCGGCGGAAGAAACGGATGGCGAGCATGACGAGCCCGACGATCAGGCCGATCTGCAGCAGGAAGCCGAGCATGCCGGCGAGCGAGGCCAGGCCGCTGAAGAAACCTGAACCCGAGAGCAGGCCGAACAGGCCCGCGCCGAGCAGGCCGGCGCCGATGCCCATCATCATGTTGCGGGCGAAGGATGGGCGCGCGGCCTGAGTGGCCGCGCCGGCGGCCGAGCGACCGGCCATGGACGGCGAGGCCGGAGCCGAGCGCTGGAAAGTCTGGGCGCCACCCGGGGTGGTATTGGTCGAGGGCGGTGCGCTGTTGGTGAACGACCCGCGGCTGCCCGAGCTGCGGCCACCACCCGGACGGGCTTCGGCAACGAGCGGCACGAGCAACAGGGCCCCGGCGACCAGGGCGACGGCACGTCCACGACGGGCGAGCGAAATCAGAGACATTGTTCCTCCCGGAGCCCACCATGGGCCCACCGCCCGACAATATGGAGGGAGCCGGCAGCCCACACAAGGCCCGCCCCGGCTAACCGACTGAAAAAACTGACTGTTTCAAATCAGTGCATAATTATTCGTTGCGATCGGACCGATATGCTAAGCTGACGAACCGCCTCGTTCTCCGAGGTACGGGGAGAGAGCCATGACCGGATCCGGACCGAGGCCTCACCGACACCGCCTGTTGAGCTGGATGCTCGCGCTCGCGGTACTGTTCCTGCTGAGCGAGGCCGCAGCGGCTGGAGAAGCCGCTGTCGCGCTGGACAAGCCGCGCCTTGCCCAGGCACCCGAGCCGCTCTGCTTCTGCTGGAACGACGGCCGCAAGATCGCCGAGGGCCTGATGTCCTGCATCAGGACCACGCAGGGGCGGCGCGTCGCGACCTGCGGGCGCGTGGTCAACATGATGTCCTGGCATGTGACGGAAACCGCCTGCCCGGAAAGCTGACCGCACGCATCCGGAATTGTCGGTACCAAGAGAAACGCCGCCGGGACTTCTTCCCGGCGGCGTTGTTGTCATTGCTCTTGTGGTCCTAGCGACTTCGAGACTGACCCGTTGTCAGAACGCTCCCAGAACGATCGCAATCATGAAAACGAAGGCCGCACCCATGATCAATCGGTCGAGACGTAGCGTGACACTCATCACACCCTCCTGTGTCATTGACCTGTCGTGGAAGCTACCAGAACTGACGAAGGCCGCAAGGGGGCGGCTTCGTGGCGGCCGCGGGACGCAGGCTAGTTCAGCCTTAATCATCGGTTAAAGCATTGATTAGGCTTGGGGATATTTCTGGCTGCGAAATTTCGTCGCGAGCCCCGCGCGCCGCCCCGCCACAGCTTTGCCATGGTTCGACCGGCGGTTCAGCACGCTGATCTTGCAGAGAACCGCAGCGAGGGTTCGGACGACCGATTCCGCCCCGGTTAAGGCCCGCAGCGGCCGGTTAAGGCCCGATTCACCACGGCGCCAAAGTTAATCCGCCTGTGGCGGCCGGGGCGCAGTCGGTTGAGAAACCGTTCACCAGGCGCTTCGCATTTGAATGGTCATGCGACGCGCTCATCTCGCCCTCATCGCACTCGGCCTCGCCGGCGCAGCCGGACTGGCGGGCTGCGGCAAGTTCCAGAAGCCGCAGCGCGCCGCCTGGCGCGACCAGGCGGAAGCGGCCTGCATGGCCTCGCGCCAGGTGCAGCTCTCCTCCTATGTCAGCCTGCGCGGCAAGGCGATCGACGGGCCGGGCACCTGCGGCATGCAGCAGCCGCTCAAGGTCTCCGCCTTTTCGAACGGCGGCATCGGGCTGACCAGCTCGGCCACACTCTCCTGCCCCGTCGTCGCGACCACCGACAAGTGGCTGGCGGAGGTGGTGCAGCCGGCCGCGATGAACGTGCTCGGTGCCCAGGTCATCGAATTGCGGGCCGGCTCCTATTCCTGCCGGGCGATGAACAACGGCACGAGAACGTCGCGGACCTCGGAGCATGCCTTCGGCAATGCCGTCGACGTCTTCTCCTTCCGGCTCAACGACAACCGCGTGATCACGGTGAAGGACGGCTGGCGCGGCTCGCCGGAGGAGCAGAACTTCCTGCGCGAGGTTTTCGTCGGCGCCTGCCAGCACTTCTCGACGGTGCTCGGGCCGGGGGCCGATCCGCTGCATTACGACCATTTCCACATCGATCTCGCCCGGCACTCCAAGGGCCGGCATATCTGCAAGCCGGTCATCAAATATACGCCGAACTACAATCTGCCTCCGCCGGACCCGACGCGGCCGTATTCGATGGCCCAGACGCTGCCGCGCGGCGCGGCGCCGGCGGGCGGCACCATGGTTGCGGGGGGCGCGTCGCTCCGCCAGTCCGGCGACGGGTTGCGGCCGCCCGGCGCGGTCCAGGGGGGCTACCCCGTCGCGAGCTACGCCCAGGACCGGACTCAAGGCCTCGATGCGCAGCGGCGCTTCCTGGAGCAGTATGATGCGCGGCAGCGGCAGGGACAGTTCCAGCCGGAACCCTTGCCCAGCGACAACCGCGGACCGCTGACACTGCCGGGGGCAGTCGAACCGTCGGAGGAAGAAGCCGCCCTCGGCGATGGCGGCGGCTCCGGCGTCATGGACCAGCAGGACTCGGAGGAAGCGTTGCCGATCAATCCCCGGAACGACCCCTTCGCCTACAGCTCCGGGCGCGTCCCGCCCCGGCGTTGAAAACAGGGGTTCGTCATTCTCGGGCGGAGCGAAGCGCAGACCCGAGAATCTCCCAACAGATTGCCGCAGGAGCCCTCTTCGGCATGAGATGCTCGGGTCAAGCCCGAGCATGACGGCAAGCGGAACCGCCCGCTCAGCGCGAAACCAGCACCTGCCGGCATTCCGGCGGCAGGGCATCGAGCGACATCGGCGGCTTCGGCTTGGGTTTCGGCCCCGGCCGCGGCTTCGGCGGATTGAAGATCGCCTTGTGCTGGCGCTCGACCCAGTTGCTGAGTTCCGTCCCGCAACCATCGCCGAAATTCGGCGGCTCCTGGCCCTGGCAGCTCGCCATGCCGGCCGGGCAGGCCAGCCGGATATGGAAATGATAATTGTGGCCCCAGATCGGCCTAACCTTCTCCAGCCAGCTCTTGTCGGCCCCGGCCTCGCGGCAGAGCGCGACCTTCAGCGCCGGGTTGACGAAGATGCGCTCGACCTTGGGCTCGGCCGCGACGGTGCGGATCAGGCGGGTATGGGCCGGGGTCCAGTGGCGCGGATCGACGTCGCGCCAATCGGAACGCGCCATGTTGACCGCCGGCATGTTCTCGCGCTGCTCGCGATCGAGCCGGCCGCGCGGCATCGGCGTCAGCCAGACATCGGCATCGAGCCCGATCTGGTGCGAGGCATGGCCGGTCAGCATCGGCCCGCCGCGCGGCTGCGATATGTCGCCGACCAGCAGGCCAGCCCAGCCGGTGATGCGCGGCACGTCGCGGGCGAGTTTCTCCAGATAATCGATCAGAGCGGGGTGGCCCCAGTTGCGATTGCGGTTCAGCCGCATGACCTGCCAGCTCGGCCCGTCCACCGGTAGGGCCTCGGCGCCGGCAAGGCAGCCGCGCGCATAGGAGCCGATGGCGCGCGCCTGCATGCTGGCCGGCCCGGTCTTCTGGCCGAAGAGCGAACGGGCGGCATCGGGCCAGGCCGCGATGTTGGCGGCGCGGTTCCTCGCCTCCTGATCGGCGGTCGACTGGGCCTGGGCCGTGGCCGGCAGAAGCGACAGGAGGGCGAGGAGCCCCGCGATTCGGTGGAGGTTTCGCATCAGGGGAGAATCGCCGCGACCCGCCCCGCCGGTCAAGCGCGCCGCTGCCGCCCCAACCGGAACGCCCAAAAGCTACCCTCGCGGAACCGAGGCTCCGCAGCCGGCGTTTCCCGCTCGACCGCGCCCGGAACGGGCGCCACGAAACGGGAGTTCGCCATGTCCACAGTCCTCATCATCGTGCTGCTCATCGTGCTCCTCGGCGGCGGCGGATATTACGGCCATCGCAGCTATGGAACGGCGGGGCTCGGCGGCGTGCTCGGCCTCGTGCTCACGATCGTGCTGATCCTGTGGCTGCTCGGTGCCCTCGGCGGGGCACGGGTCGCCTGACGCGACGCGGCCGCAGCCGGTCAGCCTACATCGGGCCGATCGGCCGCGGCAGCCTCGGCGAGGGTCTTGGCGCAAACCGACTTGAACAGCGCCGTGGAACGTGCGTGGGCATGGAGCCACCACAGATTGAGCGCGACGAGGCAGGCCAGAGCGAGCGCAACGGCCGTGACATCGCCGATCGAGGCACCATAGGCACCGAACAGCGCTGGCGGCGCGATATAGGGCAAGGACGACAGACAGGCCGCCAGGAAGCCGGTATCGACCTTGGCAGCCTGCGCGACATAAGCCCGCTCTTCATCCGTCAGATCGATCGCCACCGGCTATCTCCTCTCGGATCGAGGCGAAATCCTGCCCGGGTTACGCGCGATACTCCCAGACCGCGACGGCCGCCGCCAGATCCTCGAGTGCGACGCCGACGGACTTGAACAGCGTGATGCCGCCGCCCTCGACCGGGCCGGCGATCCGGCCATGGCAGAGATCGGCCAGCGTGCCCGCCACCTTGTCGGCGCTGTAGCTGCCTTCGGCGATGGCGACGGCGACATCGCCGCCCTCATCGATCGCCTTGCTGGAATCGACGATCACCCGCGCACGATGCAACGCGTCGGCATCGGCCTCTCGCATCTGCATGGTGAAGCCGCCGATCAGGTCGAGATGAGCCTCGCGCTTCAGCCAATGGCCGTGAATCAGGGGCTCAGTCGCATTGGTGGCGCAGGAAATGATGTCGGCCGTACGGGCCTCGCCTTCGAGATCGGTGGTGGCGCGAGCCTCGATGCCGTCCCTGGCCAGCTCCGCGACGGTCGCCTCGGCTGCCTCGGGCCGCCGGGCCCAGACCGCGATCTCCGTCAGCGGGCGGACGGAGCGATGCGCCTTGATGATGAAGGGC includes:
- a CDS encoding DUF3309 family protein, producing the protein MSTVLIIVLLIVLLGGGGYYGHRSYGTAGLGGVLGLVLTIVLILWLLGALGGARVA
- a CDS encoding extensin family protein codes for the protein MRRAHLALIALGLAGAAGLAGCGKFQKPQRAAWRDQAEAACMASRQVQLSSYVSLRGKAIDGPGTCGMQQPLKVSAFSNGGIGLTSSATLSCPVVATTDKWLAEVVQPAAMNVLGAQVIELRAGSYSCRAMNNGTRTSRTSEHAFGNAVDVFSFRLNDNRVITVKDGWRGSPEEQNFLREVFVGACQHFSTVLGPGADPLHYDHFHIDLARHSKGRHICKPVIKYTPNYNLPPPDPTRPYSMAQTLPRGAAPAGGTMVAGGASLRQSGDGLRPPGAVQGGYPVASYAQDRTQGLDAQRRFLEQYDARQRQGQFQPEPLPSDNRGPLTLPGAVEPSEEEAALGDGGGSGVMDQQDSEEALPINPRNDPFAYSSGRVPPRR
- a CDS encoding TIM44-like domain-containing protein, giving the protein MSLISLARRGRAVALVAGALLLVPLVAEARPGGGRSSGSRGSFTNSAPPSTNTTPGGAQTFQRSAPASPSMAGRSAAGAATQAARPSFARNMMMGIGAGLLGAGLFGLLSGSGFFSGLASLAGMLGFLLQIGLIVGLVMLAIRFFRRRSEPQLAGAGAPYTRQGYDAPQPQPAAARMGGFGGGAAAAAAQPQPIELAGDDFNAFERLLGEINTAYSNEDEAGLRQRVTPEMFGYFDEDLSDNARRGVADRVSDVKLLQGDLSQAWREGDQDYATVAMRFSLINALYDRKSGKIVDGSATQTQEVSEYWTFLREHGGAWKLSGIQQAA
- a CDS encoding ornithine cyclodeaminase family protein, with protein sequence MRLFDVAEIDAALNYPGLIDILDDAFRSEVIAPKRGQYAIQRPEETDAILLTMPAWSGPDVANPYIGTKIVSVFFGNGKRNLPGVMGAYLLMDGATGKPLAVMDGNRLTTWRTAAASALASRYMSNPESSRMLMVGAGALAPFIIKAHRSVRPLTEIAVWARRPEAAEATVAELARDGIEARATTDLEGEARTADIISCATNATEPLIHGHWLKREAHLDLIGGFTMQMREADADALHRARVIVDSSKAIDEGGDVAVAIAEGSYSADKVAGTLADLCHGRIAGPVEGGGITLFKSVGVALEDLAAAVAVWEYRA
- the mepA gene encoding penicillin-insensitive murein endopeptidase — its product is MRNLHRIAGLLALLSLLPATAQAQSTADQEARNRAANIAAWPDAARSLFGQKTGPASMQARAIGSYARGCLAGAEALPVDGPSWQVMRLNRNRNWGHPALIDYLEKLARDVPRITGWAGLLVGDISQPRGGPMLTGHASHQIGLDADVWLTPMPRGRLDREQRENMPAVNMARSDWRDVDPRHWTPAHTRLIRTVAAEPKVERIFVNPALKVALCREAGADKSWLEKVRPIWGHNYHFHIRLACPAGMASCQGQEPPNFGDGCGTELSNWVERQHKAIFNPPKPRPGPKPKPKPPMSLDALPPECRQVLVSR